The nucleotide window GGTCCCGGCGGGATTGGAGCTGGTGCCGGAGCCCGCGGAGGTGGGTCTGCCACGCCGGTTGGGTGACGACGTCCAGCGCCGCAGCCTGCAGAAGACCGCTGACATACATCGATTCGGCGCCCTGGTCAGCGAGAATCCGCTCACGCGCCGGCCCGCGCGCGATCACGGCAGCAACCCGGATGGAAGGTGAAACGCTCTTGGTCAGCGAGCGCAGGTAGACCACGTGGCCGGAGTCGTCCTGCGCCGCGACCGGTGCGGGGCTGGTGTTGATTCCGAAGTCGTGGGCCCAGTCATCCTCCACAAGGAAAGCGCCATGGGCGCGGACAATGTCCAGCACCTGCTCGCGCCGCTCGGCGTCCCACTGCGCACCCGTGGGGTTGGCGTAGTTGGGCTGGGCGTAAAACAGGCGGGCACCTGTTTCCTCGAACGCCCGCGCCAGCGCTTCGGTGTCCGGTCCGTCAGCGCCCGTCGGTACCGGAATGATGGTGGCACCCGCCTGCGTTGCGGCCATGATCGCGCCCCAATAGGTGGGCGACTCCATGAGAACGGGCTGTCCGTTGCCGGCCAACGCGCGGAAGACGGCGCTCAATCCGCTTTGGCTGCCGGGCACCACCAGAACGTCACTGGGTGTCGGCGGAGTGACACTCGCCGGCGTTGCGGCGCGCAGTTCCTGGGCGAACCACGATCGCAGTTCGGGAAGCCCGGCAGCAGGCGGACGGGACAGTGCTGCATCGCTGCGTGATGCCCGTGCCAGCGCCGCCCGGACTACTCGGACCGGCAGCAGTTCGGAGTCCGGATAGCCGGAGTGGAAGGCGATGGCGTCACTTGGAGTGTCCCGCAGAGTGGTCGGCAGGTCATGCCGGGGCGCTTTGGGGGACCGCAGCGCGGCAGTCTGCCACCCATAATCGGCAGGCCGGGCGGTACGGACTGACCGCACAAACGTTCCCGAACCGGGACGGCTCTCCACCAGCCCGCGGGCAGTCAGTGACTGCAGGGCCTTCTGCACCGTTACCGGGCTCACCCGGTGCTCAGCGACGAGCGCCCGCGTGGATGGCAGCTGTGATCCCGGAGCCGCCGTTGAAATCCAGGTGATCAGTGCCGCCGCGATACGTGAACTGCTATCGTTGTTCATGTACAGCAATAGTAGCGCTACTCTTTATCGATCTGAACCGCTATCCCACCGGCCTGCCGGAATCTGGTGGGGACTTATCGGCGTCGCGGCGTTTTCCTTCACCGTTCCGTTCACCAAGGTGGCAGTCGAGGGGATGTCGCCGCT belongs to Arthrobacter tumbae and includes:
- a CDS encoding aminotransferase-like domain-containing protein, whose product is MNNDSSSRIAAALITWISTAAPGSQLPSTRALVAEHRVSPVTVQKALQSLTARGLVESRPGSGTFVRSVRTARPADYGWQTAALRSPKAPRHDLPTTLRDTPSDAIAFHSGYPDSELLPVRVVRAALARASRSDAALSRPPAAGLPELRSWFAQELRAATPASVTPPTPSDVLVVPGSQSGLSAVFRALAGNGQPVLMESPTYWGAIMAATQAGATIIPVPTGADGPDTEALARAFEETGARLFYAQPNYANPTGAQWDAERREQVLDIVRAHGAFLVEDDWAHDFGINTSPAPVAAQDDSGHVVYLRSLTKSVSPSIRVAAVIARGPARERILADQGAESMYVSGLLQAAALDVVTQPAWQTHLRGLRHQLQSRRDLLLSSLRQHAPSAHIDHVPKGGLNLWARLPDGTDVEQLARDCEANGVVIAAGNEWFPAEPAGPFIRLNYAGPNPSAFPAGVRILGGLLKDQAREGAVTV